The Budorcas taxicolor isolate Tak-1 chromosome 5, Takin1.1, whole genome shotgun sequence genome includes a window with the following:
- the NOL12 gene encoding nucleolar protein 12 isoform X1, producing the protein MGRNKKKKRDGDDRRQRLILSFDEEKRREYLTGFHKRKVERKKAAIEEIKQRLKEEQKKLREERHQEYLKMLAEREEALEEADELDRLVTAKTESVQYDHPNHTVTVTTISDLDLSGARLLGLPTPEQGAGSGPEEEVSSVEKPTRALPRKSRDPLLSQRISCLTASLHAHSRKKVKKKRLRRAQDTTKKPPSATRTSKTQRRRLTGKAPHSGE; encoded by the exons ATGGGCCGCAACAAGAAGAAGAAGCGAGATGGCGACGACAGGCGGCAGCGGCTCATCCTGAGCTTCGATGAGGAGAAGCGGCG GGAGTACCTGACAGGCTTCCACAAGAGGAAGGTGGAGCGGAAGAAGGCAGCCATTGAGGAGATCAAGCAGCGGCTGAAGGAGGAGCAGAAGAAGCTCCGGGAAGAG CGCCACCAGGAATACTTGAAGATGctggcagagagagaggaggctCTGG aggaggctgacgAGCTAGACCGGCTGGTGACAGCAAAGACGGAGTCGGTGCAGTACGACCACCCCAACCACACAGTCACTGTGACCACCATCAGCGACCTGGACCTCTCAGGGGCCCGGCTGCTCGGCCTGCCCACGCCTGAG CAAGGGGCCGGGTCTGGGCCTGAGGAGGAGGTGTCATCCGTAGAGAAGCCGACCAGAGCCTTACCCAGGAAGTCCAGAGACCCTCTGCTGTCCCAGCG GATCTCCTGTCTCACGGCCTCACTGCATGCACACAGTCGCAAGAAGGTCAAGAAGAAACGTCTTCGCCGGGCCCAGGACACCACCAAGAAGCCCCCAAGCGCCACTCGTACCAGTAAGACACAGCGCCGCCGGCTGACAGGCAAAGCCCCGCACAGCGGGGAGTGA
- the LGALS1 gene encoding galectin-1 isoform X1 yields MACQGLVASNLNLKPGECLRVRGEVAADAKSFSLNLGKDDNNLCLHFNPRFEAHGDINTIVCNSKDAGAWGAEQRESAFPFQPGSVAEVCVSFNQTDLTVKLPDGYEFKFPNRLNLEAINYLAAGGDFKIKCVAFE; encoded by the exons ATGGCTTGT CAGGGTCTGGTCGCCAGCAACCTGAATCTCAAACCTGGGGAGTGCCTCAGAGTGCGGGGCGAGGTGGCCGCAGACGCCAAGAG CTTCTCGCTGAACCTGGGCAAAGATGACAACAATCTGTGCCTGCACTTCAACCCTCGTTTCGAAGCGCATGGGGACATCAATACCATCGTGTGTAACAGCAAGGACGCTGGGGCCTGGGGGGCCGAGCAGAGGGAATCTGCCTTCCCCTTCCAGCCTGGAAGTGTCGCGGAG GTATGCGTCTCCTTCAACCAGACAGACCTAACCGTCAAGCTGCCTGATGGATACGAATTCAAGTTCCCCAACCGCCTCAACCTGGAGGCCATCAACTACCTGGCTGCAGGTGGTGACTTCAAGATCAAGTGTGTGGCCTTTGAGTGA
- the NOL12 gene encoding nucleolar protein 12 isoform X2 yields the protein MVLSTWEYLTGFHKRKVERKKAAIEEIKQRLKEEQKKLREERHQEYLKMLAEREEALEEADELDRLVTAKTESVQYDHPNHTVTVTTISDLDLSGARLLGLPTPEQGAGSGPEEEVSSVEKPTRALPRKSRDPLLSQRISCLTASLHAHSRKKVKKKRLRRAQDTTKKPPSATRTSKTQRRRLTGKAPHSGE from the exons ATGGTGCTTAGCACATG GGAGTACCTGACAGGCTTCCACAAGAGGAAGGTGGAGCGGAAGAAGGCAGCCATTGAGGAGATCAAGCAGCGGCTGAAGGAGGAGCAGAAGAAGCTCCGGGAAGAG CGCCACCAGGAATACTTGAAGATGctggcagagagagaggaggctCTGG aggaggctgacgAGCTAGACCGGCTGGTGACAGCAAAGACGGAGTCGGTGCAGTACGACCACCCCAACCACACAGTCACTGTGACCACCATCAGCGACCTGGACCTCTCAGGGGCCCGGCTGCTCGGCCTGCCCACGCCTGAG CAAGGGGCCGGGTCTGGGCCTGAGGAGGAGGTGTCATCCGTAGAGAAGCCGACCAGAGCCTTACCCAGGAAGTCCAGAGACCCTCTGCTGTCCCAGCG GATCTCCTGTCTCACGGCCTCACTGCATGCACACAGTCGCAAGAAGGTCAAGAAGAAACGTCTTCGCCGGGCCCAGGACACCACCAAGAAGCCCCCAAGCGCCACTCGTACCAGTAAGACACAGCGCCGCCGGCTGACAGGCAAAGCCCCGCACAGCGGGGAGTGA
- the LGALS1 gene encoding galectin-1 isoform X2, with the protein MACGLVASNLNLKPGECLRVRGEVAADAKSFSLNLGKDDNNLCLHFNPRFEAHGDINTIVCNSKDAGAWGAEQRESAFPFQPGSVAEVCVSFNQTDLTVKLPDGYEFKFPNRLNLEAINYLAAGGDFKIKCVAFE; encoded by the exons ATGGCTTGT GGTCTGGTCGCCAGCAACCTGAATCTCAAACCTGGGGAGTGCCTCAGAGTGCGGGGCGAGGTGGCCGCAGACGCCAAGAG CTTCTCGCTGAACCTGGGCAAAGATGACAACAATCTGTGCCTGCACTTCAACCCTCGTTTCGAAGCGCATGGGGACATCAATACCATCGTGTGTAACAGCAAGGACGCTGGGGCCTGGGGGGCCGAGCAGAGGGAATCTGCCTTCCCCTTCCAGCCTGGAAGTGTCGCGGAG GTATGCGTCTCCTTCAACCAGACAGACCTAACCGTCAAGCTGCCTGATGGATACGAATTCAAGTTCCCCAACCGCCTCAACCTGGAGGCCATCAACTACCTGGCTGCAGGTGGTGACTTCAAGATCAAGTGTGTGGCCTTTGAGTGA